TTTTCCATATTAAAATGCtgaccaactttgactttgaccTTGACCTTGACCTATGTTGACTGACTAAATCCCACTAAATCTGATTTTGACCCACTGACTGGCATTGACCGATTAATCTCTGCCTACTTCCAAAAAGGgattaatcgggttttttacaacagtgTCCATTATTGACGGTTATATTGTTTCCTGACATGACTTTTACAGGTGTCTTACAGCTATGGTCTCAGGCATTTTATAGTACATTCATACCCTTTAAAAAATTCTACATACAGCCTTTCTTGCTTCATGAAAACGGGCAGAAGTAGGAAAGATTTTTGCTTTTTGGCTTCTACTCCAGATGAAGCTTCTCAATGGGTTACGGGGTTTGCGGATCAGCATTGTTTTGTGAATTGTTCTCCTCATCCTATGGCTTCTTCAAAGAAGCAGGATTCTGAAATATTTGCATCTGATTTTTCCTATATGCATATTAAAAGTAAAAGTCCGCCTCGGATGCTTGTCATACTAAATCCTCGGTCTGGTCGTGGTCGCTCTAGCAAAGTCTTCCATAATTTGGTTGAACCAATATTTAAGGTATTTTGTAACCTCCTTTTTAAAATAGAATCTTAACTATCTATTTTATTTCAATGCCTATCTATTTCCAATGTTTTTGGTGGTGATTATATTTCATTTCTTCATATTTGCAGCTTGCTGGGTTTAAACTGGAGGTAGTCAAGACAACATCTGCTGGTCATGCTAGAAATTTAGCTTACAGTGTTGATTTTAGCACATGTCCAGATGGTAGgcattttgtaattttttttttttttttccatttttgttTGGATAATAATTTGTGTATTACAGAGACATTTCTGATTTTGTATCTTATACCAGGAATTATATGTGTCGGTGGTGATGGAATTGTCAACGAGGTTGGTGTTTCATTCTCTACTTGGTTATATTTGTCCCCTAAACTTTGGTGATTTTAGTGATTAAATGTTAGGTCTTTTGAGTCCCACCTATATGTAGTTACTGAACCTTCTGGCGTGTCATTAAACGCCAAAAGGTGGAAACAGATGCATGTGTGTGATTTGAAATGATGACTTAGAGTTATCCTTAACGAATCAAGCCACAAATTAGGTTGTGTATGcttttttatcattatcatattttcataatacattattataatataattatacttCAATAACCTAGACATGATACTTTTTAAGTTGACAAATAATAGTTTTATCCTTAAAAGTCCTACGTGGATTCTTTTGCtggataaaatataaatatctataaGTACCATGGTAATATTAACCACAGATCGAATTAAATGATCTGTAGATTTGTATTTTCGTGCTCCGTGTCTAAAGTTAAAGATGTAACATGATTATGAAGTCATATCATTATCTATAATCCTAATTAGACTTCTTATCAAATAATAAGTTGATAACTTATTAATGTGTATGTCCAACTACATGAGCTATATATTTGTTTGCAAGAAAAATAATGTTAGCACAGGTGAATCTTttagtttttctttatttttaagtTACTCAAAGATGAATGACTTATAGTAATATTAAAATGGACAGTACAGTAAGATTAAATTTTAACTTTTAGATTCTGATGTTGGTCAACTTATGTAAAAAATGAATACTTTATTTCACCATGATTACACATTTTGCAGGTTTTAAATGGGCTTCTTTGCAGAGATAACCAAAAAGAAGCAATTTCTATCCCAATTGGCATTATACCTGCTGGCTCCGACAACTCTTTAGtctggactgttcttggagtgcgGGACCCAATATCCGCTGCACTAGCTATAGTGAAGGTAATTCCAGGCATTATTCTTTTTTTAAACTCAATTAATGGCATTCGTATGTATAGAAGTGATACATGGTGTCAATTATGCCTTTAAAAATTGAAGCCGAACATGGTCTTTTTCTGCCTTGCTTAGCTGTCAATGATAGACCCGAGTTCTGCAACACTACACCTTATAAGTCATGTTATCTAAACGATTGTTGAGGCGAGATAATCTTTATGATATTATTTATCCTACCAAATTTTTTACTTTTTGACCTGACTCATATAGATGTGATTTTGTACCATCGGTTCTAGAGATCTTTCTTTTATACATCTAGCTTTTTAAACTTAAAGAAATAAAAGAAGCCATAGCGATTGACCGAAGTACTAGGTAACTAAATGGACCAAAACAAAGAGACAGTTATCAGACGTACATAGAATTGTTGCATTACCATCTTCTAGTTAGTGATGTAGTTTAGTTTTGCCAACTCTTGTTTGGTAGAACAAAATAATTCTTATGTGCTCTAGGAATATGCACTATACATTTTAAGAAAATAGAAATATATAGTTGGTCAACAAGACCACAGTAAATTGAAAACATTTTAGCACATTTAATGCAAAAAATTATAATGCCTCTTATTGTAACTAATATATGTATTGTATCGAACTTCTATATTTAGGGAGGTCTGACTGCTACAGATGTATTCGCTGTCGAATGGATTCAGACAGGCGTCATTCATTTTGGAATGACTGTTTCTTACTTTGGATTTATTGGTGATGGTAAGCTTCTTTTTTCTACTATAactcatattaataaattaataattaataatataaactgatatatattgatattatatGTTATACATGTTGTCTCAGTGTTGGAACTTTCTGAGAGATATCAGAAACGGTTTGGTCCTCTCCGTTATTTTGTGGCTGGTGTCCTCAAGTTCTTATGCTTACCAAAATACAGCTACGAACTCGAATATTTACCAGCTTCTAAAGAAAAAACCGATCTCGATAGACAAGCCTTAGCTGATAAAGATGTAGTCGATATGTCCGACTTATATACAGATGTCATGCGTAGATCTGATGGTATCCCGAGAGCCTCAAGTTTATCAAGTATCGACTCCATAATGACACCTAGCCGGTCTGCAGTCGAGATGGATAATTATACAACTTGTAGTAGCACCGAGCCATCCGATTACGTACGGGCCATAGATCCAAAATCAAAACGTCTTTCGAGTGGAAGAATTAATGTGACATCAGAACCTGAAGTCATCCATCCTCAGCCAAGAACACGGTCCAGATCACGGGCCGATAAAGGCTTGAGCGTACTAACATCTCAGGATCATACTAGATCTTCGTGGGGAAATTTGGATAAAGAAGATATATCGTCAACGATGTCAGATCCGGGTCCGATTTGGGATGCGGAACCGAAATGGGATACCGAACCCAATTGGGAGATGGAAAATCCGATCGAATTACCGGGCCCAACGGACCCACATGATGATGTTGAAAGTGGAGGGAGGAATGAAACGGGGGTTAGATTGGAAGAAAATTGGGTTGCTAAAAAAGGGAAGTTTCTAGGTATTTTGGTTTGTAACCATTCGTGTAAGACGGTTCAAAGTTTGAGTTCGCAAGTGGTGGCACCGAAAGCCGAGCATGATGATAACACTATGGATTTATTGTTGGTTCATGGAAGTGGAAGATTAAGGCTAATAAGATTCTTCTTGCTTTTGCAAATGGGGCGACATCTTTCTCTTCCTTATGTTGAATATGTGAAGGTATATTACTCGCCTAAAGTTTTTAATTATAGTTGGTTTATTGAATTGTTGTTAGTTAATGAAAATATGCTATAGGTGGCAGTTTTGACCCAGTTAATGGTTAATCGTTCAATCTCTAATGGGTTAAATAAACCAGTTTAGCTGAAAGGGGTGGTTTGGGTAATTATTGTGGCTTATGAAAAAGTGGTGGGCCGATCCACGAACACTGTGTTATTCAGTTATTTCATTTTATGGTTAGTTAATACTCatagtttgtttgtttttttttttattttttatttttattttttttttcaattatggAGGCTAAATGAATGTGAATACTACTCTGATGACTTTCAACATGATGACCCATATTATCTCTAGTTAAATTACTTAGCTTAACCAATTTGGCTCCTCAGAGATAAAACGTGACCCCACTCAACCCATTTGTACGCAAATGATGAAATGGGTCAAATTTTCACCGCCACTCTCAATAATTCACCTTCTGTTTTTTTCTGCTATTGATAATTGAGGAATATCTATTATTTGAACAATCCTGACCCTAATTGGGTGCTTTCATTATCTTTAGTCTTGTGATTATTTGTCTTAAACTGTATATATCATAAATAATGTAAACTTACACCATTATTGGTTTGCAGGTCAAATCGGTGAAGCTGAAACCGGGAAAAAGCACACACAACGGGTGTGGAATCGATGGTGAACTTTTTCGGGTCTCTGGTCAAGTCGTGTCATCTTTACTTCCTGACCAGTGTAGGCTTATTGGCCGCCCTGCAACCAGCAGTGTGAAATGACCAATTTAACCCTTCAAATGCACATCAGGATGTTCACTGTTACATATCTGAGACTGAGGTCACTGTATAATTTGGTCATTTTTTCTCCATCTCCAGCCTGATTACTTGCTTTAttccattattagtagtatttctgattttatatgtatacatatcatATTTTGTATTTATTGGTGCTTAGAGTGCTATCTTTCTTATGGATGAAAACAGCATTTTGGTTTTTATTTGAATTGGCTGATGTGTATTTTGTAAATTACTCTGTAGAGTTGACATCTTGTTTCCACTTGTTGGCTGCTTTTAAACTTTAAAGATTGTTTGTTACACGATGATGGCTATTCTTTGTTACACGTTTCATTCGTGAATTATAAATACCAAACTTCATGGCTAAGAATTTGAGGAGGTATCAAGTTCGAATCTTATAAACTAAACTTTTATAACCATACGTCCTGGTTTGATAGTCTAgatgtgatgatccggaaattttcgaccaaattaaaacttaatctttatatgatttcgatacgataagcaaagtatgtaatattgagtctagaaaacattggaacaatgttcatatattcaattgaccttcgactgctctcgacgattcatgaacaattaattgttaatagatatgtgtgtatgtatatataaataataattcgaaatataaatcgaagtattatatgatattgttattaaaaattaataaaataaaaatagggtattataataattatgatttaaaatatatctatatatataaataaggtatgttgaaaataaatatttaacgattgtaatactcgtttgatgtcccgattgatattaagcaagtttaattcaaacttatataattttaaaataaacggtgatccgaaaatgagttatataagttatagtcttattaaaagtatatttaggatgagttatataagttacagTTGCTATTAAAAATAAATCTACGTATAGATATGTATAATTTTTATACAAAATTATTAGATGTATattgagatatataaaaataataaatattatgtaattattcaatattataaataatatgaaatattaatatattagatataatcacaaattaaggatatagtatcataatatttttattaccttcatttttattaataatactaatatcaatactagtatgaattatgttattattataattataattgtgatGTGATTAGTAAATGTTAATAGTTTTAAGGTTATTATAATAAAGATTTTTAGTATAAATATTTTATGAGAAAGATTGAAATTACAAATTTGTTACGATTTAAATAAATTGTTgcttattattatctttaagattataattcttattattatgcttatcattattattagtaaatattataaatattattatgttaaaaataaacatgaaattgatatacataaatattattatcaatattaataaaattaatattattattgttaatattagtattcttatcttcattaaaaataaatgatatacCTAAAAGTTATAATAGATTTAGGTTGTTAAATAATAATACCAAAGTTAATatgttatatacagatatatatacagatatacatcAGATCAGTTATATAATAATATACAAAATACGTGcagaatacttatacatatacaggtatataaatataaatatatatacaccatATACGTACTTAAACACAGATTAGAAAAAGGATTCAGTTTGCAGTCATTGTCATGCTATCAGAAATTTTGTTGCTGTCAAAACCCACTACAATTTGATCCCAAACAAGCACTAGATAACAAATTGTTAGAAACAATCGTacgcctttttattttttttttatttcttcctcCGTTGCTGATTGAAATGGTGTTGGACCAATTAAACTATCAAACGAGTTACAATATAGGTAATATCATTTATCAGCCTCTATACAATACTTTGAAAATGCAACTCATTTGAAAACAGCTATAATCagattaaattttattatatatgTCTCGCTAACCTCTGTTCTTTCAATATTCAGCCAAACTGAGGTTGGGATGGATCACTGGTTATACcgaattgaagaagaagatgatttaATAGAAAACGAGTTATATTTTTTAGCGTAGTAATAATAATCAGAAAACAGACAGTAGCCTGAATGGTTAAGGATTGAtgcgggtatgcgagaggtcgggggttcgagcccgggcatgggctgttTGCATTTTTTTGGGACTTCATCCTTTGGGAGAGGTAGtcttcatttgtttatttattttaccaatattattattacttattaatgttaactattattattattatcaatatgagtattattgttattattattatgaataatcatCTTTATTACTATcattggtgttattattattattatcactaccaaaattaatattaatatcgttattactattattataattattattattatcatcataattatacaCATCATAACTGTTATTAGAATTATATTtgatattagaagtattattaattattgttattgttatattaatactagtattttgattgttatcattatcattttagttattattaggtAATATCacttagtattaaaagtattatcattattattatcatggatataagtattagttaccacttattattattattatgacaaccCTAGTTACAACTATGACTATTACTGTTACTACCAATATTattatcaaactaagaactattgttaagtaatatgattatcaacagtacctttattaataaaatttctatcattattattattataagtatcagtattaacaatatcattagtagtatttttattaataaagttattattagtattattagtaaaaccttattattatcaaaactctcattttaaaacaaataaatattttgtacataaaatatacttgttatatatattgtaattttattaaaatttcacataattatatccatccaaattattattatataaattcaTATAAATAATAAACTATCGATTTTAGATATAACATTAGACAAgtaggtatataaatatagatattaataaactatataaatattatctattataaacatatacataaattaaacatacataatatataaactaAAGGTATCAtaagtaaatttgttcagttatgattatatgttttaatataaatccatacaaatgatataggttcgtgaattcgaggccaaccctgcattgttcaatgtcgtcatatgtatttttactacaaaatacagtattgtgagtttcatttacctttttaccctttatatttttggtctgagaatacatgcgcaacttttataactgttttacgaaatagacacaagtaatcgaaattacgttctatggttgaatgatcgaaactgaatatgcccctttttattaagtctggtagtctaagaattagggaacagacaccctaattgacgcgaactctaaagatagatctatcgggcccaacaagccccatccaaagtaccggatgctttagtacttcgaaatttatatcatgtccgaaggaggatcccggaatgatggggatattcttatatgcatattgtgaatgtcggttaccaggtgttcaatccatatgaatgatatttttgtctctatgcatgggacgtatgattatgagaaatggaagtatgaaatcttgtggtctattaaaattatgaaatgattctttatgataaactaatgaactcaccaaccttttggttgacactttaaagcatgtttattctcaggtacgaaagaaatcttccgctgtgcatttgctcatattagagatattacttggagtcattcatgatatatttcaaaagaagttgcattcgagtcgttgagttcatcaagattattattaagtcaattatatttggatatattatgaaatgctttacatgcctgtcaactgtcgatgtaacgaaagtttgtcttttaaaaacgaatgcaatgtttgtaaaatttatcatatagaggtcaattacctcgcgatgtaatcaactgttgtgaatcgtttgtaatcgatatggacttcgtccggatggattaggacgggtatctacagttggtatcagagcggtggtcttagcgaaccaggccttgcattagcgtgcctaactgatagtcgttaggatgcattagtgagtctggacttcgaccgtgtctgcatgtcaaaagttttgcttatcatttttatcgaaaaacatctgcttatcatccttaggaaattacctactcattattcttagtctagacacattttactgcattgactgcatgaatagtgtatagacaaaattcatatcttagcgtatctgacaattcatatcttagtgtatctgttactgtagaccttgcctgatatctctcgtaaatttctccttaatttaagggatcctggtactatatatatctatgcaaattatgcattgagaataccatctaactatcaattgatgccactaaactcttcataccaaaaatctttcctgagatcatttaagatggcctctacgaatcgaccaagttcctctgactccgaa
This genomic stretch from Rutidosis leptorrhynchoides isolate AG116_Rl617_1_P2 chromosome 11, CSIRO_AGI_Rlap_v1, whole genome shotgun sequence harbors:
- the LOC139876476 gene encoding sphingoid long-chain bases kinase 1-like, which encodes MQNNDSHPKRNVRSHQQSLRRLSFCSQVATGQQTSPVVFPEKRPKGKVSKRTDVSNDLSKTKREEHKIDIGDEQSDLLGYEVISGKLVLDKRKNIKVTDAQNTTETAHLDAVDAKLTSRALVWGSHVLSLDDVISVSYSYGLRHFIVHSYPLKNSTYSLSCFMKTGRSRKDFCFLASTPDEASQWVTGFADQHCFVNCSPHPMASSKKQDSEIFASDFSYMHIKSKSPPRMLVILNPRSGRGRSSKVFHNLVEPIFKLAGFKLEVVKTTSAGHARNLAYSVDFSTCPDGIICVGGDGIVNEVLNGLLCRDNQKEAISIPIGIIPAGSDNSLVWTVLGVRDPISAALAIVKGGLTATDVFAVEWIQTGVIHFGMTVSYFGFIGDVLELSERYQKRFGPLRYFVAGVLKFLCLPKYSYELEYLPASKEKTDLDRQALADKDVVDMSDLYTDVMRRSDGIPRASSLSSIDSIMTPSRSAVEMDNYTTCSSTEPSDYVRAIDPKSKRLSSGRINVTSEPEVIHPQPRTRSRSRADKGLSVLTSQDHTRSSWGNLDKEDISSTMSDPGPIWDAEPKWDTEPNWEMENPIELPGPTDPHDDVESGGRNETGVRLEENWVAKKGKFLGILVCNHSCKTVQSLSSQVVAPKAEHDDNTMDLLLVHGSGRLRLIRFFLLLQMGRHLSLPYVEYVKVKSVKLKPGKSTHNGCGIDGELFRVSGQVVSSLLPDQCRLIGRPATSSVK